The proteins below are encoded in one region of Pseudonocardia sp. DSM 110487:
- a CDS encoding IclR family transcriptional regulator produces the protein MTLRAVAVLGAFDVEHRCLNLSQLSRRSGLPLATVHRLAADLVAGRLLVRREDGRYEIGARLWRLGMLAPANDLRELALPHLQDLVTATGHTVHMAVLDGGRALVIERLIGTKTVPTRHSPGGHLPLHCTTVGKALLAYAPEPLVDEVMGDLRRHTPYTVTDPRVLHRQLEAIRRTGLARSAQEHRLGVSGVAVPVTGPEGVVAAIGLLAPLTSPRLPGALPHVRAAAASVSADFLRSGLGAAAGALDPGVTKSSGQ, from the coding sequence GTGACTCTGCGAGCGGTCGCGGTGCTGGGTGCCTTCGATGTCGAGCATCGGTGCCTGAACCTCTCCCAGCTGTCCCGTCGCAGCGGGTTGCCGCTGGCCACTGTGCACCGGCTGGCCGCCGATCTCGTCGCGGGGCGGCTGCTGGTGCGCCGCGAGGACGGGCGGTACGAGATCGGCGCCCGCCTGTGGCGGCTCGGGATGCTCGCGCCGGCCAACGATCTTCGCGAGCTGGCGTTGCCGCATCTGCAGGACCTCGTGACGGCCACCGGGCACACGGTCCACATGGCCGTGCTGGACGGCGGCAGGGCGCTGGTCATCGAGCGCCTCATCGGGACGAAGACCGTTCCCACCCGGCACAGCCCCGGGGGTCACCTTCCGCTGCACTGCACGACGGTGGGCAAGGCGCTGCTGGCTTATGCGCCAGAGCCGCTGGTGGACGAGGTGATGGGTGATCTGCGCCGGCACACCCCGTACACCGTGACCGACCCGCGCGTGCTGCACCGTCAGCTCGAGGCGATCCGCAGGACCGGACTGGCGCGCAGCGCACAGGAACACCGGCTCGGGGTGTCCGGGGTCGCTGTTCCGGTCACCGGCCCCGAGGGCGTCGTCGCTGCGATCGGCCTGCTCGCGCCGCTGACCAGCCCGCGGCTGCCGGGCGCGCTGCCGCACGTGCGAGCCGCCGCGGCGTCCGTGAGCGCCGACTTCCTGCGGAGCGGGCTGGGGGCCGCCGCAGGGGCACTGGATCCGGGCGTGACGAAGTCTTCCGGCCAGTGA
- a CDS encoding serine/threonine-protein kinase, whose translation MTGIPDGAPVAVVAGRYRLRELVGTGGMGAVWRASDELLGREVALKQVRLADQPVVEIALARERTMREARIAASLHHPHIVSIFDVVLEDGEPWLVLEFLLSRSLGSVLAERGTLPPAEVAAIGADVADALAAAHAAGIVHRDVKPDNVLLSRPSAAGPVVKLTDFGIAHSAAAPAITATHVLTGTPAYFAPETARGEGTDARSDVYSLGATLYAAVEGHPPFDTDTGDVLALLARIGRGGVPRPQRAGPLTDLLGRLTADDPAARPTAAQAQAALREIAGGVRPPAATTVDADPQVRAAEQQPDAVTFAWKAAAGGRPRRGLRVAVASAAVLAAVAAVIVAVVVARPGDPDRGSVAAPSAAATAARGVVGIADPAAADPCTLIDVASLQTFGPVTVDPDNAQFAGCRADIAQYTGGSTAFHVSFENETEAEQVSGGRPRDFGDYTVVSYDPEDGFCQQRILLPDGHAIEVSATSRDDSGYPDLCPIVDVGRAGTLALLDRQGIGVRPRPTSAGPLADTAACSLLDPADLSAAVRSPTPPRPWFADWGCDWTSYTGDGSVELVYNLGHVLGESGGTRTDFAGHPGVVLAQPGYCRVEFAQRAYVAGGSDRVESVQVIRRGSGSDAELCQAATTLATAAAGKLPPPG comes from the coding sequence ATGACCGGGATTCCGGACGGTGCGCCGGTCGCCGTCGTTGCGGGCCGCTACCGGCTGCGCGAGCTCGTCGGGACCGGTGGCATGGGCGCCGTATGGCGGGCCAGTGACGAGCTGCTCGGCCGGGAGGTCGCGCTCAAGCAGGTGCGGCTCGCCGACCAGCCGGTCGTCGAGATCGCACTTGCGCGAGAGCGGACGATGCGCGAGGCCCGAATCGCCGCATCGCTGCACCACCCGCACATCGTCTCGATCTTCGACGTCGTCCTGGAGGACGGCGAGCCGTGGCTCGTGCTGGAGTTCCTGCTCTCCCGCAGCCTGGGCAGCGTGCTGGCCGAACGCGGCACGTTGCCGCCGGCCGAGGTTGCCGCCATCGGCGCCGACGTGGCCGACGCGCTGGCTGCCGCGCATGCCGCCGGGATCGTGCACCGCGACGTCAAACCGGACAACGTGCTGCTCTCCCGCCCCTCCGCTGCCGGACCCGTTGTCAAGCTCACCGACTTCGGCATCGCCCACTCCGCAGCGGCCCCCGCCATCACGGCCACGCACGTGCTCACCGGCACCCCGGCCTACTTCGCCCCGGAGACCGCACGCGGTGAGGGCACCGATGCACGCAGCGACGTCTACTCCCTCGGCGCCACGCTCTACGCCGCCGTCGAGGGGCATCCCCCGTTCGACACGGACACCGGCGACGTCCTCGCGCTGCTTGCCCGGATCGGGCGGGGCGGCGTGCCCCGGCCGCAACGGGCAGGACCGCTGACCGACCTGCTGGGCCGCCTCACCGCCGACGACCCGGCCGCCCGTCCGACCGCGGCACAGGCGCAAGCGGCGCTGCGCGAGATCGCAGGCGGTGTCCGACCGCCTGCCGCGACGACCGTCGACGCCGACCCACAGGTCCGCGCGGCCGAGCAGCAGCCCGATGCGGTCACATTCGCATGGAAAGCGGCAGCCGGGGGGCGACCGCGGCGCGGCCTGCGTGTCGCCGTGGCCTCGGCCGCCGTCCTCGCGGCGGTGGCTGCCGTCATCGTCGCTGTCGTCGTCGCCCGGCCCGGCGATCCCGACCGTGGAAGCGTCGCCGCGCCGAGCGCCGCCGCCACGGCCGCGCGGGGGGTTGTTGGCATCGCCGACCCCGCCGCGGCGGATCCGTGCACGCTGATCGACGTGGCCTCGCTGCAGACGTTCGGTCCGGTGACGGTCGACCCGGACAACGCGCAGTTCGCGGGATGCCGTGCCGACATCGCGCAGTACACCGGCGGCTCCACCGCCTTCCACGTGAGCTTCGAGAACGAGACCGAGGCCGAGCAGGTCAGTGGCGGCCGGCCAAGGGACTTCGGCGACTACACGGTGGTCAGCTACGACCCGGAGGACGGCTTCTGCCAGCAGCGGATCCTGCTGCCCGACGGGCACGCCATCGAGGTTTCCGCCACGAGCCGGGACGACTCGGGCTACCCGGACCTCTGCCCGATCGTCGACGTCGGCCGGGCCGGCACGCTCGCCTTGCTGGATCGGCAGGGCATCGGCGTGCGGCCGCGCCCGACCAGCGCCGGCCCGCTCGCAGACACCGCCGCCTGCAGCTTGCTGGACCCGGCCGACCTCTCGGCCGCCGTCCGGAGTCCCACGCCCCCACGACCCTGGTTCGCCGACTGGGGCTGTGACTGGACCTCCTACACCGGCGACGGCAGCGTCGAACTGGTGTACAACCTCGGGCACGTGCTGGGCGAGTCCGGCGGCACACGCACCGACTTCGCCGGTCACCCCGGCGTCGTGCTCGCGCAACCCGGGTACTGCCGGGTCGAGTTCGCGCAACGCGCGTACGTCGCCGGCGGCAGCGACCGAGTCGAATCCGTGCAGGTGATCCGCCGCGGGTCCGGCTCCGACGCCGAGCTCTGCCAGGCGGCCACCACGCTCGCCACCGCCGCGGCCGGCAAGCTCCCCCCGCCCGGCTGA
- a CDS encoding PEP-utilizing enzyme, translated as MSQPTGERSFPLPSQIADVPGAEGWEALYPYFTRFQPEDDQRFWFYNSMHFPEVVPAFDAITSEIPYTAIGANTARLFAFPTTMGIEYRILNGRVYITANPVLDEAKQAERLTHFQERAGFYYANWDRLYEGWQQRIEALIAEIEAVEVPRLGELDDLEVVTGSRGYATNHLVRENFHRCIDLYSKMWHHHTEFLMLGYGAYVVFFGFCRQAFPEIGDQAVARMVAGMDVTMYRPDDELKKLAALAVELDLADLFVEGNEPAKVLSALGERGDAGGRWLAALEEAKDPWFNVSVGDGFYHHHLSWADDLTVPFAALPRYVEQIRAGEDLTRPTERLAAERERIAEEYRALLAGDDEKAAFDQMLGLCRQVFPYIESHKFYCEHWFTTRFFQKIRAFGQLLADRGVLAEAEDVFHLRHVEVEDALADVMLAWASGGTELGARHWQPIVAERKRIVEALAGWSPPPALGPVPEALNDPAVQMLWGVTDETVQTWLGGDELEENVVRGYAASPGVVEGTARVLGSVNEIGQIREGEILVCPVTAPSWGPVFGKIAAAVSDIGGTMSHAAIVAREYGMPAVVGTGQATARIKTGDRVQVDGDRGIVTILG; from the coding sequence ATGTCCCAGCCCACCGGCGAGCGATCCTTCCCGCTGCCGTCCCAGATCGCTGACGTCCCCGGCGCGGAAGGGTGGGAGGCGCTGTACCCCTACTTCACCCGCTTCCAGCCCGAGGACGACCAGCGGTTCTGGTTCTACAACTCGATGCACTTCCCCGAAGTGGTCCCCGCATTCGATGCGATCACCTCGGAGATCCCGTACACCGCGATCGGGGCCAATACCGCGCGGCTGTTCGCGTTCCCGACCACGATGGGGATCGAGTACCGGATCCTGAACGGCCGGGTGTACATCACGGCCAACCCCGTGCTCGACGAGGCGAAGCAGGCCGAGCGGCTGACCCACTTCCAGGAGCGTGCCGGCTTCTACTACGCCAACTGGGACCGCCTCTACGAGGGCTGGCAGCAGCGCATCGAGGCGCTGATCGCCGAGATCGAGGCCGTCGAGGTGCCGCGGCTCGGGGAGCTCGACGACCTCGAGGTGGTCACCGGATCCCGCGGCTACGCGACCAACCACCTGGTGCGGGAGAACTTCCACCGCTGCATCGACCTGTACTCGAAGATGTGGCACCACCACACCGAGTTCCTGATGCTCGGCTACGGCGCCTACGTGGTCTTCTTCGGGTTCTGCAGGCAGGCGTTCCCGGAGATCGGCGACCAGGCGGTGGCCCGGATGGTGGCCGGTATGGACGTGACCATGTACCGGCCGGACGACGAGCTGAAGAAGCTCGCCGCCCTCGCCGTTGAGCTCGATCTCGCCGACCTGTTCGTCGAGGGCAACGAACCGGCCAAGGTGCTCAGCGCGCTCGGAGAGCGCGGCGACGCCGGGGGACGCTGGCTGGCGGCCCTGGAGGAGGCCAAGGACCCCTGGTTCAACGTGTCGGTCGGGGACGGCTTCTACCACCACCACCTGTCCTGGGCCGACGACCTGACCGTGCCGTTCGCCGCACTCCCCCGCTACGTCGAGCAGATCCGCGCCGGTGAGGACCTGACCCGTCCGACCGAGCGGCTCGCCGCCGAGCGGGAACGGATCGCAGAGGAGTACCGGGCGCTGCTGGCCGGCGATGACGAGAAGGCCGCCTTCGACCAGATGCTCGGCCTGTGCCGCCAGGTCTTCCCCTACATCGAGTCGCACAAGTTCTACTGCGAGCACTGGTTCACCACGCGGTTCTTCCAGAAGATCCGGGCCTTCGGACAGCTGCTGGCCGACCGCGGCGTGCTCGCGGAGGCCGAGGACGTGTTCCACCTGCGGCACGTGGAGGTCGAGGACGCCCTCGCCGACGTCATGCTCGCCTGGGCGTCCGGCGGCACCGAGCTGGGCGCGCGGCACTGGCAGCCGATCGTCGCCGAGCGCAAGCGGATCGTGGAGGCGCTGGCCGGCTGGTCGCCGCCGCCGGCGCTGGGCCCGGTTCCCGAGGCGCTCAACGACCCGGCGGTGCAGATGCTGTGGGGCGTCACCGACGAGACGGTGCAGACCTGGCTTGGCGGCGACGAGCTGGAGGAGAACGTCGTGCGCGGCTACGCCGCCTCGCCGGGTGTGGTCGAGGGAACCGCGCGCGTGCTGGGAAGCGTCAACGAGATCGGCCAGATCCGCGAGGGCGAGATCCTGGTCTGCCCCGTGACGGCACCGAGCTGGGGCCCGGTCTTCGGCAAGATCGCCGCCGCGGTCTCCGACATCGGCGGCACCATGTCGCACGCGGCGATCGTCGCCCGCGAGTACGGCATGCCGGCCGTCGTCGGGACCGGCCAGGCGACCGCCCGGATCAAGACCGGCGACCGCGTCCAGGTCGACGGCGACCGCGGCATCGTCACCATCCTCGGCTGA
- a CDS encoding carbohydrate ABC transporter permease: protein MIPVAERARTTGREPGDRRGRLPRSRAWPYLVPLLFGLAVWVYGPLLFTGVLSVLDWDLVAADAGFAGTANYARLVTEPEFPAAVARTGLYVAGLLPFATVVPILLAIMLWKRPGRASEMYRALLVLPIMLAPVATAVAWQFILNPLQGVVNAVLGGLGLPRLNWLGDPGTALPVIVLVTAAKVVSLNTLLFGAALAGLDRRGVEAARVDGATEWEVTRFVLVPQLLPTAALLGALCVVLASQWVFTNVAVLTQGGPDGATDNVYYRLYTYGFTFFDVGTASAGAVVIVAALGLIFAGRAALARRRDAAV from the coding sequence ATGATCCCGGTCGCCGAGCGGGCTCGGACGACCGGGAGGGAGCCCGGCGACCGCCGCGGTCGGCTGCCCCGCTCCCGGGCATGGCCATATCTGGTCCCGCTGCTGTTCGGCCTGGCGGTGTGGGTGTACGGCCCGCTGCTGTTCACCGGCGTCCTCAGCGTGCTGGACTGGGACCTGGTCGCGGCCGACGCCGGCTTCGCCGGCACCGCCAACTACGCCCGCCTGGTCACCGAACCGGAGTTTCCGGCCGCGGTGGCCCGCACGGGCCTCTACGTCGCGGGCCTGCTGCCGTTCGCCACGGTCGTGCCGATTCTCCTGGCGATCATGTTGTGGAAGCGGCCCGGTCGCGCCAGCGAGATGTACCGCGCGCTGCTGGTGCTGCCCATCATGCTGGCGCCGGTCGCCACCGCCGTGGCGTGGCAGTTCATCCTCAACCCGCTGCAGGGTGTCGTGAACGCGGTCCTCGGCGGGCTCGGGCTGCCCCGGCTGAACTGGCTCGGCGACCCAGGCACCGCCCTGCCGGTCATCGTGCTGGTCACCGCGGCGAAGGTCGTCTCGCTCAACACGCTGCTCTTCGGCGCCGCGCTGGCAGGCCTGGACCGGCGGGGTGTCGAGGCCGCCCGCGTCGACGGTGCCACCGAGTGGGAGGTCACCCGGTTCGTACTCGTCCCGCAGCTGCTACCGACCGCGGCGCTGCTCGGTGCGCTGTGCGTCGTGCTGGCCAGCCAGTGGGTCTTCACGAACGTCGCCGTGCTGACCCAGGGCGGGCCGGACGGGGCGACCGACAACGTCTACTACCGGCTCTACACCTACGGGTTCACCTTCTTCGACGTCGGCACCGCCTCAGCGGGCGCCGTGGTGATCGTCGCCGCCCTCGGTCTGATCTTCGCCGGCCGGGCCGCGCTCGCGAGGCGGCGTGATGCCGCCGTATGA
- a CDS encoding ABC transporter substrate-binding protein, whose amino-acid sequence MRFRRRGRRVLAVALLATVSAGLGGCGEDGDASRSGQVTIDFLSYNYGTPDIGGQGTQELLDAFHAAHPDITVRPIGVATKDVLTKLRTDAAAGEIPDVAQIGWSKMAEANTSLPVVPVQDVAGPEWEAHVAGMAPGVMNAVASDGKVTAMPYTMSIPIMYVNATLFTRAGLDPERPPTTMAEVEQAALQIKKAGAEGVYIDAANSGKSDFLTQSLIASNGGALVGPDGAVTLDQPAAVEALAALQDLTASGAQPAVKSEDGIAAFKAGKVGMLVTSTALLAALDSAAEGVFDLRTAGFPRFGDKPARPTYSGAGLAVFAPDEARQRAAWTFVKFLTSEQGFTIITTKIGYLPLRESIVNDPRYLADYFAADGRMLPSLGQLATVTPYTSFAGKRANEAVVVLQDQAVEPIMLRGADPPKTMTETAGKIRAMAKA is encoded by the coding sequence ATGAGATTCCGACGGCGCGGCCGGCGCGTACTGGCCGTCGCCCTGCTCGCGACGGTGTCAGCCGGACTGGGCGGGTGTGGCGAGGACGGCGATGCGAGCCGGTCCGGGCAGGTCACGATCGACTTCCTGTCATACAACTACGGCACGCCGGACATCGGCGGGCAAGGCACGCAGGAACTGCTAGACGCGTTCCACGCCGCACATCCGGACATCACGGTGCGGCCGATCGGCGTGGCCACCAAGGACGTGCTCACCAAGCTGCGCACCGACGCCGCAGCCGGGGAAATCCCGGACGTCGCCCAGATCGGCTGGAGCAAGATGGCGGAGGCGAATACGAGCCTGCCCGTCGTCCCGGTGCAGGATGTGGCCGGCCCGGAGTGGGAGGCCCACGTCGCGGGGATGGCGCCGGGCGTCATGAACGCGGTCGCCAGTGACGGCAAGGTCACGGCGATGCCGTACACCATGTCCATCCCGATCATGTACGTCAACGCCACCCTCTTCACGAGGGCCGGCCTGGACCCGGAGCGTCCGCCGACGACGATGGCGGAGGTCGAGCAGGCCGCTCTGCAGATCAAGAAGGCGGGCGCCGAGGGCGTCTACATCGACGCCGCCAACTCCGGCAAGTCCGATTTCCTCACCCAGTCGCTGATCGCCAGCAACGGCGGCGCACTGGTCGGGCCGGACGGCGCGGTCACCCTCGACCAGCCGGCGGCCGTCGAGGCGCTCGCGGCGCTCCAGGACCTCACCGCCTCGGGGGCGCAGCCTGCGGTCAAGAGCGAGGACGGGATCGCAGCGTTCAAGGCGGGCAAGGTGGGCATGCTGGTCACCAGCACCGCGCTGCTGGCGGCACTGGACTCAGCGGCCGAGGGTGTGTTCGATCTGCGTACCGCCGGGTTCCCTCGGTTCGGCGACAAGCCGGCGCGGCCGACCTACTCCGGAGCCGGGCTCGCCGTCTTCGCACCGGATGAAGCCCGCCAGCGTGCCGCGTGGACGTTCGTCAAGTTCCTCACCAGCGAGCAGGGCTTCACGATCATCACCACGAAGATCGGTTACCTGCCGTTGCGCGAGTCGATCGTCAACGATCCCAGATATCTTGCCGACTACTTCGCCGCCGACGGGCGCATGCTGCCGTCGTTGGGTCAGCTCGCCACGGTCACGCCGTACACCTCGTTCGCGGGCAAGCGGGCCAACGAGGCGGTCGTCGTCCTGCAGGACCAGGCTGTCGAGCCGATCATGCTGCGCGGTGCGGACCCGCCGAAGACCATGACCGAGACCGCCGGGAAGATCCGCGCCATGGCGAAGGCATGA
- a CDS encoding LysR substrate-binding domain-containing protein, with protein MEFRQVTTFLAIAEELHFGRAAARLHLAQSSVSQQLQRLEREIGVQLVARTSHDVRLTAAGLAFRIEAERLVTQAALAVKLARDVVAGRHGTINIGYNQIAGQWVLPATLLRLHEDFPNLVVHLWERLTGAQLEALAAGELDVALVYGRPTAPGLRSRHILDIPLVAAVPDGHPWAELDQARFAELASVPCVLPRRERSPAVYDAVVSTAHRMDIDLCVVDEIDDPSAMGIVARTQQVIVFTSAARARSAMPNGLVGVPIVDPTPLLAMHVAWRTTDDTHVVDAFLASLDKAGPHRWQGPADAGGGSEPRR; from the coding sequence ATGGAGTTCCGGCAGGTGACGACGTTCCTCGCGATCGCGGAGGAGCTGCACTTCGGCCGCGCGGCCGCGCGGCTGCACTTGGCCCAGTCCTCGGTTAGCCAGCAGCTCCAGCGGCTGGAGCGCGAGATCGGCGTGCAGCTCGTCGCCCGCACCTCACACGATGTGCGGTTGACCGCCGCGGGCCTGGCCTTCCGCATCGAGGCAGAGCGGCTGGTCACGCAGGCTGCGCTGGCCGTGAAGCTGGCCCGCGACGTGGTCGCGGGCCGGCACGGCACCATCAACATCGGCTACAACCAGATCGCCGGGCAGTGGGTACTGCCCGCCACTCTGCTCCGCCTGCACGAGGACTTCCCGAACCTGGTCGTCCACCTGTGGGAACGGCTGACCGGCGCGCAGCTCGAAGCGCTCGCCGCAGGCGAGCTGGACGTCGCGCTGGTGTACGGCCGACCGACCGCGCCCGGACTCCGCTCCCGGCACATCCTCGACATACCGCTCGTGGCCGCGGTGCCCGACGGGCACCCGTGGGCCGAGCTCGATCAGGCCCGGTTCGCGGAACTCGCGAGCGTTCCGTGCGTGCTCCCCCGGCGGGAACGAAGCCCGGCCGTGTACGACGCGGTGGTCTCCACCGCCCACCGGATGGACATCGATCTGTGCGTCGTCGACGAGATCGACGATCCGAGCGCGATGGGGATCGTCGCCCGCACGCAGCAGGTGATCGTGTTCACCTCGGCCGCGCGAGCACGGTCCGCGATGCCCAACGGACTCGTCGGGGTCCCCATCGTCGACCCGACTCCCCTGCTGGCGATGCACGTCGCATGGCGCACCACCGACGACACACACGTGGTGGACGCGTTCCTCGCGAGCCTTGACAAGGCCGGGCCGCACCGATGGCAGGGCCCGGCCGACGCCGGCGGCGGATCCGAGCCGCGGCGTTGA
- a CDS encoding PEP/pyruvate-binding domain-containing protein yields the protein MGTPMTMTHPVLPFADIGRDDVAAAGGKGASLGELLRAGIRVPDGFVVTTAAFRQAVDHLAVRGEPIAYRAAALDPQAPEALTAETALIRAAVESTPLLPSVVEAITAHYERLCAEAGQRDLPVAVRSSATSEDSAEASFAGLQDTYLWVSGGDSVVEHVRRCWASLYSVESVTYRRRRGIPEPDLAMAVVVQQMVGARSSGVMFTRSPLTGDRSVVAIDASWGLGSAVVSGDVTPDAFVVSKVTGEIIRRTVSTKTRWHQPDPSGHGIVETDVPVQLRDVPALDDEEIAELVAIGRRVESHYGCPQDIEWAVSRIAPPGENVFLLQSRPETVWAKKDAARTAPTAAPAARAFDHVFTVLGKRSSGS from the coding sequence ATGGGCACCCCGATGACGATGACCCATCCGGTTCTGCCCTTCGCCGACATCGGCCGCGACGACGTGGCGGCCGCGGGCGGCAAGGGCGCGAGCCTCGGCGAGCTGCTGCGCGCCGGCATCCGGGTGCCCGACGGGTTCGTGGTGACGACCGCCGCCTTCCGGCAGGCCGTCGACCACCTGGCCGTGCGAGGCGAGCCGATCGCGTACCGAGCGGCGGCCCTCGACCCGCAGGCCCCGGAAGCGCTGACCGCGGAGACCGCCCTGATCCGGGCGGCGGTGGAGTCCACGCCGCTACTGCCGTCGGTCGTCGAGGCGATCACCGCCCACTACGAGCGGCTGTGCGCGGAGGCCGGCCAGCGCGACCTGCCGGTGGCGGTGCGCTCCAGCGCCACCAGCGAGGACAGCGCCGAGGCCAGCTTCGCCGGGCTGCAGGACACCTACCTGTGGGTCAGCGGCGGGGATTCGGTCGTCGAGCACGTGCGCCGCTGCTGGGCGAGCCTGTACAGCGTCGAGTCGGTGACCTACCGGCGCCGTCGCGGCATCCCCGAGCCCGATCTCGCGATGGCCGTCGTCGTCCAGCAGATGGTCGGTGCGCGCAGCTCCGGCGTGATGTTCACCCGCAGCCCGCTGACCGGCGACCGCTCGGTCGTCGCCATCGACGCAAGCTGGGGTCTCGGCTCGGCGGTGGTCAGCGGGGACGTCACCCCGGACGCATTCGTGGTCAGCAAGGTCACCGGCGAGATCATCCGGCGAACGGTGTCGACCAAGACCCGATGGCACCAGCCGGATCCCAGCGGGCACGGCATCGTGGAGACCGATGTGCCCGTGCAGCTGCGGGACGTCCCGGCGCTCGACGACGAGGAGATCGCCGAGCTCGTCGCGATCGGCCGCAGGGTCGAGTCCCACTACGGCTGCCCGCAGGACATCGAGTGGGCGGTGTCGCGCATCGCGCCGCCCGGCGAGAACGTCTTCCTGCTCCAGAGCCGGCCGGAGACGGTGTGGGCGAAGAAGGACGCCGCTCGCACCGCCCCCACCGCCGCCCCTGCCGCCCGCGCCTTCGACCACGTCTTCACCGTGCTCGGCAAGCGATCCTCCGGGAGCTGA
- a CDS encoding MBL fold metallo-hydrolase, which produces MDVELEVLGCRAGMPADGQASSGYLVTTAGSRLLMDCGPGVATVLSAAGGAQGVDGIVISHLHLDHCYDLLPIGKTLLSAHASYPDGSDPTAAGPDGLRPVPLLVPAGARAVLDDLAALFPVRSMPLLDKAFEVAFDVREYEPGDVTRIGDCRISLHELRHAVPNCGIRLDAPSGSLAYTGDTGMTDALIALADGVDLLLAEASLERTDTGPHGHLSGADAGRVAAGAGAGRLVLTHFASTDPMWTDARLADAARHFTGPIHIAAPGRRFLAREPVPNSTRQP; this is translated from the coding sequence GTGGACGTGGAGCTCGAGGTGCTTGGCTGCCGGGCCGGGATGCCCGCCGACGGGCAGGCCAGTTCGGGGTATCTGGTGACCACAGCGGGTTCTCGCCTGCTGATGGACTGCGGCCCGGGGGTGGCCACCGTGCTCAGCGCGGCGGGCGGGGCGCAGGGGGTGGACGGGATCGTCATCAGCCACCTGCACCTCGACCATTGCTACGACCTGCTGCCGATCGGCAAGACGCTGCTCAGCGCGCACGCGTCGTACCCGGATGGAAGCGACCCGACGGCGGCCGGGCCGGACGGGCTGAGGCCGGTGCCCTTGTTGGTGCCCGCCGGTGCTCGCGCGGTCCTTGACGACCTCGCGGCGCTGTTCCCCGTCCGCAGCATGCCGTTGCTGGACAAGGCGTTCGAGGTCGCGTTCGACGTCCGGGAGTACGAGCCCGGCGACGTCACGCGGATCGGTGACTGCAGGATCAGCCTGCACGAGCTGCGTCACGCGGTGCCCAACTGCGGGATACGGCTGGACGCGCCGAGCGGGTCGCTGGCGTACACCGGCGATACCGGGATGACGGACGCGCTCATCGCGCTGGCCGACGGGGTGGACCTGTTGCTGGCCGAAGCGTCGCTCGAGCGCACCGACACCGGCCCGCACGGGCACTTGAGTGGCGCGGACGCCGGTCGGGTCGCGGCCGGCGCCGGCGCAGGCCGGCTCGTGCTCACCCACTTCGCCTCTACCGATCCGATGTGGACGGATGCGCGACTGGCCGACGCCGCGCGCCACTTCACCGGACCGATCCACATCGCCGCCCCGGGAAGGCGCTTCCTCGCCCGCGAACCCGTACCGAATTCCACGAGGCAACCATGA
- a CDS encoding carbohydrate ABC transporter permease gives MPPYETLCRRLGWHAALALTVLAMTFPVLWALLASFKPANRIYAEAPLPWPPTLDNYRVALVDFPITRLLLNTLVMAAGVSAMQLAVAVLAGFALVRFRIRFTGLIVAGLTGALVIPAQSLMIPHFLMIAELGWRNTFPGLIVPQLAGCALAVLLLRQHIRAIPPSLLSAAALDGATPWEGLRFVVLPLLRPALGAVAILVFIGTWNEYLWPLLAAPAAERTTIQVGLQLFQNAEGANPGPLLAAAVLSTAPIVAVYLAMSRRIVDAFLQSGLR, from the coding sequence ATGCCGCCGTATGAGACCCTCTGTCGCCGGCTGGGCTGGCACGCGGCGCTCGCGCTGACCGTGCTCGCGATGACGTTCCCGGTGCTGTGGGCGCTGCTGGCCTCGTTCAAGCCGGCCAACCGGATCTACGCGGAAGCGCCCCTGCCGTGGCCGCCCACCCTCGACAACTACCGCGTCGCGCTGGTCGACTTCCCGATCACCCGGTTGCTGCTCAACACCCTGGTCATGGCCGCAGGTGTCAGCGCGATGCAGCTCGCCGTCGCCGTGCTCGCCGGGTTCGCGCTGGTGCGTTTCCGGATCCGGTTCACCGGGCTGATCGTCGCGGGGCTCACCGGTGCCCTGGTGATCCCGGCCCAGTCCCTGATGATCCCGCACTTCCTGATGATTGCCGAGCTGGGCTGGCGGAACACATTCCCGGGCCTGATCGTGCCCCAGCTGGCCGGCTGCGCGTTGGCAGTGCTCCTGCTGCGCCAGCACATCCGGGCGATCCCGCCGAGCCTGCTGTCGGCAGCCGCCCTGGATGGCGCGACACCGTGGGAGGGACTGCGGTTCGTGGTCCTGCCGCTGCTTCGCCCGGCCCTCGGCGCGGTGGCCATCCTCGTGTTCATCGGCACCTGGAACGAGTACCTGTGGCCCTTGCTGGCTGCTCCGGCAGCCGAGCGGACCACGATCCAGGTGGGTCTGCAGCTCTTCCAGAACGCCGAAGGCGCCAACCCCGGCCCACTACTGGCCGCGGCGGTGTTGTCGACCGCGCCGATCGTCGCGGTCTACCTCGCCATGTCGCGGCGCATCGTCGACGCGTTCCTCCAGTCCGGGTTGCGGTGA